In Armatimonadota bacterium, a single genomic region encodes these proteins:
- a CDS encoding S41 family peptidase, whose product MLCGAFATNIMFALYVVTLLAQPTELTETLKAETLNEFARELDRSYVHRDVAKRIGAEFDKWKLTPDYEQVSSGEEFANRINAIMRGQVTDGHLSIRYSAEKLPPRQERMKPSQEEIAQDQKMMRMTNAGFTKVERLGGNIGYVKINQFFQLADSKRPIQASMKFLSNTDAMIIDLREHRGGHSETADFFTSIFFDPKAPVKFWDVYDRLQDKKFAVWSSKNTMGLRYTKPIYVLISGATGSAGESVAYNLQAYKRSTTIGSKSYGIANMGNFFRINDHFMSLIPFAQGRNPVTGTNWEKVGVVPEIKASITESLVEAQKLALENLMSATQDPSDKAALSGALARLKA is encoded by the coding sequence ATGTTATGTGGTGCCTTCGCCACCAACATTATGTTTGCTCTCTACGTTGTCACCCTTCTAGCTCAACCAACCGAACTGACCGAGACGCTCAAAGCTGAAACTCTCAACGAGTTTGCTCGGGAGTTGGATCGCTCTTATGTCCACCGTGATGTTGCCAAGCGCATCGGAGCGGAGTTTGACAAGTGGAAACTCACACCCGATTACGAGCAAGTCAGCTCTGGAGAGGAGTTCGCAAATCGCATCAACGCAATCATGAGGGGGCAGGTGACCGACGGGCATCTCTCGATCCGGTATTCAGCTGAAAAGCTCCCGCCGAGGCAGGAGCGGATGAAGCCGAGCCAAGAGGAGATTGCCCAGGATCAGAAGATGATGCGCATGACAAACGCCGGCTTTACCAAAGTCGAGCGGCTGGGAGGCAACATCGGTTACGTCAAGATCAACCAGTTCTTCCAACTTGCCGACTCTAAGCGTCCCATACAGGCGTCGATGAAGTTCCTTTCCAATACAGACGCAATGATCATCGACCTCCGCGAGCATCGCGGCGGGCACAGTGAGACTGCTGACTTCTTCACCAGCATTTTCTTTGACCCGAAGGCACCGGTCAAGTTCTGGGACGTTTACGACCGACTGCAGGATAAAAAGTTTGCGGTTTGGTCGTCGAAGAACACGATGGGACTCCGCTACACGAAACCAATCTACGTTCTCATCAGCGGAGCAACCGGTTCAGCCGGCGAGAGTGTGGCTTATAACCTTCAAGCCTACAAGCGATCCACCACAATTGGATCGAAGAGCTACGGAATCGCGAATATGGGCAACTTCTTTCGGATCAACGATCACTTCATGAGCCTTATCCCCTTCGCCCAGGGCCGAAATCCAGTGACGGGCACGAACTGGGAGAAGGTTGGCGTGGTGCCAGAGATTAAGGCTTCGATCACGGAATCGCTGGTCGAGGCTCAAAAGCTCGCGCTAGAAAACCTGATGTCCGCCACCCAAGACCCGTCAGACAAGGCGGCCCTCAGCGGCGCTCTGGCTCGGCTCAAAGCTTAA
- a CDS encoding twin-arginine translocase TatA/TatE family subunit yields the protein MLAAFGLPPGPVEMFFLAFLVLKIGLIVALVSYLFRKFPSIMRGLGRGIEQFQRGVDEGPGGK from the coding sequence ATGCTGGCTGCATTTGGATTGCCTCCAGGGCCCGTCGAGATGTTCTTTCTGGCGTTCCTTGTACTCAAGATCGGCTTGATCGTTGCTTTGGTTTCCTATCTGTTTCGCAAGTTTCCGTCGATAATGCGGGGTCTGGGTCGCGGCATCGAGCAGTTCCAACGCGGAGTTGACGAAGGGCCCGGAGGTAAGTAA
- a CDS encoding DUF2314 domain-containing protein: MLAVWIALGVVFFLVFMNFVRMRSMPETLTRVDPDSPEMVEAVANARKTLPYFWDKRASALNPEDYMVKAAIEDGAMVEHFWLENPVIEGESVRGKLGNDPGIVKNVKFGELVTVPESKISDWMYSEGDKMHGNYTARVLAKPHTMGKAQYEQLMAMFAPLPDVEG; this comes from the coding sequence ATGCTAGCTGTTTGGATCGCCTTAGGTGTCGTCTTCTTTCTTGTATTCATGAACTTCGTTCGAATGCGCTCCATGCCGGAGACGTTGACCCGAGTTGATCCAGATAGCCCAGAAATGGTCGAAGCCGTCGCCAACGCCCGAAAGACCCTGCCGTATTTCTGGGACAAGCGAGCCTCGGCCCTGAACCCCGAGGACTATATGGTCAAAGCTGCCATCGAAGATGGCGCAATGGTTGAGCACTTCTGGCTCGAGAACCCCGTCATCGAAGGCGAGTCGGTTAGAGGAAAACTAGGGAACGATCCTGGAATTGTTAAAAACGTAAAATTTGGCGAACTGGTGACGGTTCCAGAGTCAAAGATTTCAGACTGGATGTACTCCGAAGGCGACAAAATGCACGGTAACTACACGGCCCGAGTTCTGGCGAAACCGCACACGATGGGGAAGGCCCAGTATGAGCAACTGATGGCGATGTTTGCGCCGCTGCCGGACGTTGAGGGCTAG
- a CDS encoding twin-arginine translocase TatA/TatE family subunit, producing the protein MANLFLAAFGLPAGAELWIIGGVVLLLFGGAKIPQLMRGLGRGVGELKVGLEEGKKAFSEAGGEEKKDDDKKGE; encoded by the coding sequence ATGGCAAACCTCTTTCTCGCGGCTTTTGGACTCCCGGCAGGTGCGGAGCTTTGGATCATCGGTGGTGTTGTTCTGCTTCTTTTCGGCGGAGCAAAGATTCCCCAGTTGATGCGCGGGCTTGGACGCGGAGTCGGAGAGCTTAAAGTCGGGCTTGAAGAAGGCAAAAAGGCTTTCAGCGAAGCCGGCGGCGAAGAGAAGAAAGACGACGATAAGAAAGGCGAGTGA
- a CDS encoding D-2-hydroxyacid dehydrogenase — translation MPTVWTNVVLSASEEAWLREKIAPYDLVIDASGVNNLTAGAGDPRAQEAEILFGQPAVEDLLNSTTKKWMHITSAGYTRYDTSEILGHLKETKTAFTNSSSVYDSPCAEHALAFILAHNRRLAPSLDAKTWTYGELRPQTRILEGQTVLIVGYGAIGERLSELLQPFRCTVRGLRREPRGTERVPCYRISELKEQLGWADHVVNILPLNASTELIFGEKEFKAMKPGATFTNIGRGDTVDQTALLQALNKDLAAALLDVVSPEPLPEGHPLWTAPNCWITPHIAGGLQNEAQTLLDHFVENFRRCQTNEPLVDQIV, via the coding sequence GTGCCCACCGTCTGGACAAACGTCGTGCTCTCCGCCTCCGAAGAAGCCTGGCTGCGCGAGAAAATCGCCCCCTACGACCTCGTCATCGACGCCAGCGGAGTCAATAACCTCACCGCCGGGGCCGGAGACCCCCGCGCCCAAGAAGCAGAAATCCTTTTCGGTCAACCCGCCGTAGAAGACCTCCTCAACAGCACAACCAAAAAGTGGATGCACATCACCAGTGCCGGCTACACCCGCTACGACACCTCCGAAATCCTCGGGCACCTCAAAGAAACGAAAACCGCATTCACCAACTCCAGCAGCGTCTACGACTCCCCCTGCGCCGAGCACGCTCTCGCCTTCATCCTCGCTCACAACCGCCGCCTTGCCCCGTCCCTCGACGCCAAGACCTGGACCTACGGAGAGTTAAGACCCCAAACAAGAATCCTCGAAGGACAAACCGTTCTTATCGTCGGCTACGGAGCCATCGGCGAACGCCTCTCTGAACTCCTCCAACCTTTCCGCTGCACAGTCCGCGGCCTGAGAAGGGAACCCCGAGGCACCGAGCGTGTCCCCTGCTACCGGATTTCCGAACTCAAAGAGCAGCTCGGCTGGGCCGACCACGTCGTCAACATTCTCCCTCTCAACGCCTCCACCGAGCTCATATTTGGCGAAAAGGAGTTCAAAGCGATGAAGCCCGGCGCAACGTTCACGAACATCGGCCGAGGCGACACCGTCGACCAAACCGCCCTGCTCCAAGCCCTCAACAAAGACCTCGCCGCTGCCCTCCTCGACGTCGTCTCCCCCGAACCTCTGCCCGAGGGCCACCCCCTCTGGACCGCCCCCAACTGCTGGATCACCCCCCACATCGCCGGTGGCCTCCAAAACGAAGCCCAAACCCTTCTCGATCACTTCGTCGAAAACTTCCGCCGGTGCCAAACCAACGAACCGCTTGTCGATCAGATTGTCTAG
- a CDS encoding DUF4337 domain-containing protein produces the protein MEPSDLFDSDSANKDRLTSIVAITIAFLAVFMGIFKIKDDNICQAMQQAQADRIDNWGWYQAHKSRLETAEATVDTLKAIESRNSIRAGAEKWEALVKKQAGEGNDVKAKAEDAEKLYNALNFRDDQFDMSDSAISVAIALLAVTALARKRWLYSFALIFAIFGLVMGLAGMFNWPLHPNALANFLGT, from the coding sequence ATGGAACCCTCTGATCTGTTTGATTCCGATAGCGCAAACAAGGATCGATTGACGAGCATTGTGGCGATCACTATCGCGTTCTTAGCAGTTTTCATGGGGATCTTTAAGATCAAAGACGACAACATTTGTCAGGCGATGCAGCAGGCGCAGGCTGATCGAATCGACAACTGGGGCTGGTACCAAGCACATAAATCTCGTCTCGAGACTGCCGAAGCAACAGTCGACACTCTCAAGGCGATCGAGTCTCGAAACTCTATTAGGGCAGGGGCTGAGAAGTGGGAGGCACTTGTCAAAAAGCAAGCCGGTGAGGGTAACGATGTGAAAGCCAAGGCCGAGGATGCCGAGAAGCTTTACAACGCTTTGAACTTTCGTGACGATCAATTTGATATGTCGGATTCGGCAATATCCGTTGCCATTGCCCTTCTGGCGGTTACTGCCCTCGCACGGAAACGATGGCTGTACAGTTTTGCACTCATTTTTGCGATTTTTGGGTTAGTGATGGGACTCGCCGGGATGTTTAACTGGCCGCTTCATCCGAACGCGTTGGCAAACTTTTTAGGGACATGA
- a CDS encoding twin-arginine translocase TatA/TatE family subunit, with amino-acid sequence MPGLPGGSEWILIGLVVLLLFGGEKLPSLMRGIGKGVGELKAGLEDGKRKLQDAMEEAADQKGDTH; translated from the coding sequence ATGCCTGGATTACCTGGTGGTTCTGAGTGGATTTTGATTGGGCTGGTTGTCCTCCTCCTTTTCGGCGGCGAGAAACTTCCTTCTTTGATGCGCGGAATTGGAAAAGGCGTCGGCGAGCTCAAGGCCGGGCTTGAAGACGGTAAGCGGAAGTTGCAGGACGCGATGGAAGAAGCGGCGGATCAGAAGGGCGACACACACTAG
- a CDS encoding Gfo/Idh/MocA family oxidoreductase, which translates to MDLSRRELLAASSSALGAAALGNLGQDKPVGWAVLGLGGYATRNIMPNFKHCKHSRLVSLITGSPEKGKMYGAQYGIPENKIYDYKNLEKIANDPDIDVVYVITPPGTHHEFVMRALRAGKHVSCEKPMTGDLKQAIEMVEEAKKRNKRLGVGYRCHFEPHNLEAQRLCKEGKLGTIRYIRSDHGFTLGDWSQWHHKRAIGGFGAISEIGIYAIQAMCMFAGADPIEVTGTRDKSSNKLFKEVEDSNHFTLVFPNGITGQGATSYSWNANNVRIYGNAGRIDAEPATGYENHQFTLNGQPIIPKESNQWALQMDHLSQCIRDPKMTLKTGGDMGLRDVRIMDAILRSADAGGKPIKL; encoded by the coding sequence ATGGACCTCTCTCGACGCGAACTTCTTGCAGCCTCTAGTTCTGCTCTAGGAGCCGCCGCACTCGGCAACCTCGGACAAGACAAACCCGTCGGCTGGGCAGTGCTTGGTCTCGGCGGATACGCCACCCGAAATATCATGCCGAACTTCAAGCATTGTAAGCACAGTCGGCTGGTGTCCCTCATCACTGGCTCGCCTGAGAAAGGGAAGATGTACGGTGCACAGTACGGCATTCCTGAGAACAAGATTTACGATTACAAGAACCTCGAAAAGATCGCCAACGACCCAGATATCGACGTCGTCTACGTGATCACCCCTCCCGGCACCCACCACGAGTTCGTCATGCGAGCCCTCAGAGCGGGCAAGCACGTCAGCTGCGAGAAGCCGATGACCGGCGATTTGAAGCAAGCCATTGAAATGGTCGAGGAAGCCAAGAAGCGAAACAAGCGACTCGGCGTTGGCTACCGCTGTCACTTCGAGCCTCACAACCTGGAAGCCCAAAGGCTTTGCAAGGAAGGCAAACTTGGCACCATCCGTTACATCCGCAGCGACCACGGCTTCACATTAGGCGACTGGAGCCAGTGGCACCACAAGCGCGCCATCGGCGGTTTCGGCGCGATCAGCGAGATTGGAATCTACGCCATTCAAGCGATGTGCATGTTCGCCGGAGCCGACCCGATCGAAGTCACCGGAACTCGCGACAAGAGCAGCAACAAGCTCTTCAAAGAAGTCGAAGACTCCAACCACTTCACCCTCGTCTTCCCCAACGGAATTACGGGCCAAGGCGCCACCAGCTATAGCTGGAATGCCAACAACGTCCGCATCTACGGCAACGCCGGACGCATTGACGCCGAACCCGCCACCGGCTACGAAAACCACCAATTCACCCTCAACGGCCAGCCGATCATTCCGAAAGAGTCCAACCAATGGGCACTCCAAATGGACCATCTGAGTCAGTGCATTCGTGACCCGAAAATGACCCTCAAGACCGGCGGCGATATGGGCCTCCGCGACGTGAGGATCATGGATGCGATTCTGCGATCAGCTGATGCGGGTGGAAAACCGATTAAGCTTTGA
- the ppdK gene encoding pyruvate, phosphate dikinase, whose product MSNKRVWLFREGNATLRDLLGGKGANLAEMTNIGLPVPPGFTITTEVCTEYYATGRQLPAGLMEEMTTALADVEKDLGKKFGDASNPLLLSVRSGAKFSMPGMMDTVLNLGLTDEIVDALCKVSDPRFVYDSYRRLIMMLSDVAYSDKYEHISKHDFEHLFADLKKELGVKEDLEVDAEGLKKLCEQYKAHVLKVTGKEFPQDPFVQMKEAVEAVFRSWNNDRAIVYRRKEKIPDEIGTAVNIQAMVFGNRGDDCGTGVAFTRNASTGENVVFGEYLMNAQGEDVVAGVRTPLEIADLQKANPAIYQEFDDTCKKLEAHYKDMQDIEFTIEHGKLFILQCRSGKRTGPAAIKIAVDQVNEGLITKDQALLRVDPELLNHCLLPVIAPGTKYATIAKGLPAGPGAATGIAIFDSEKAAELGKGGLGQNVILVRAETSPDDLKGMLAAQGVLTEKGGMTSHAALVARGFGIPTVAGCSEISVNAGKKEFAYAGGTIKEGDLISLNGTLGEVINGSVPVEPPMMTGEFGTFLGWADSERTLGIRTNADTPEDTELAIKFGAEGIGLCRTEHMFFEGERRPVVQRMILAENDAERKAALDELLVFQREDFKGIFEALKGMPMTVRLIDPPLHEFLPSLASLIEEVAVAKASGKPDTAKEELLHTVEGMHEINPMMGLRGCRLSIVFPQIVEMQTRAILEGAALVIKAGGKAKPEIMIPLVGHVNELRFVRERLEATAKKVVEEQGVEIPYEFGTMIEVPRGALTADEIAAEASFFSFGTNDLTQMTFGFSRDDSDKFLKPYVAQKILPGDPFESIDQTGVGLLMEIAVEKGRKVRPGLKMGICGEHGGEPRSIAFCNKIGLDYVSCSPFRVPIARLAAAQAAILASKGGAERDK is encoded by the coding sequence ATGAGTAACAAGCGCGTCTGGCTGTTTCGTGAGGGTAACGCAACTCTGCGTGACCTCCTCGGTGGTAAGGGTGCAAACCTTGCCGAAATGACCAATATCGGTCTTCCTGTCCCTCCTGGCTTCACGATTACCACTGAAGTTTGCACCGAATACTACGCCACAGGGCGACAGCTTCCGGCTGGCCTGATGGAAGAGATGACGACGGCTCTCGCCGACGTTGAGAAGGACCTCGGCAAGAAGTTTGGCGATGCTTCCAATCCGCTTCTTCTCTCGGTTCGATCCGGTGCTAAGTTCTCGATGCCGGGAATGATGGACACCGTTTTGAACCTTGGTCTTACCGACGAAATCGTCGATGCGCTCTGCAAAGTCTCCGATCCTCGATTTGTTTACGACAGCTACCGCCGCCTCATCATGATGTTGTCGGACGTTGCTTACTCCGATAAGTACGAGCACATTTCCAAGCACGACTTCGAGCACCTTTTTGCTGACCTGAAGAAGGAACTCGGCGTTAAGGAAGATCTTGAAGTCGATGCAGAGGGCCTCAAGAAGCTCTGCGAGCAGTATAAGGCTCACGTCCTCAAGGTCACCGGAAAGGAGTTCCCACAGGATCCGTTCGTTCAGATGAAAGAAGCCGTTGAGGCCGTCTTCCGCTCCTGGAACAACGACCGAGCAATCGTGTACCGACGGAAGGAGAAGATTCCGGACGAGATCGGAACTGCGGTCAACATCCAGGCAATGGTCTTCGGAAACCGAGGCGACGACTGCGGAACCGGCGTTGCGTTCACTCGAAACGCTTCGACTGGCGAGAACGTTGTTTTCGGCGAGTACTTGATGAACGCACAGGGCGAAGACGTCGTTGCCGGCGTTCGCACCCCGCTCGAGATCGCTGACCTCCAGAAGGCAAACCCTGCGATCTACCAAGAGTTTGATGACACTTGTAAGAAGCTCGAAGCTCACTACAAGGACATGCAGGACATCGAGTTCACCATCGAGCACGGCAAGCTGTTCATTCTCCAGTGCCGATCCGGTAAGCGAACTGGACCAGCCGCGATCAAGATCGCGGTTGACCAGGTCAACGAAGGACTTATCACCAAGGACCAGGCTCTTCTCCGAGTCGATCCTGAGCTGTTGAACCACTGCCTTCTTCCGGTCATCGCTCCGGGAACCAAGTATGCAACCATCGCCAAGGGTCTTCCCGCAGGTCCTGGTGCGGCGACTGGTATCGCTATCTTCGACTCCGAAAAGGCTGCTGAGCTCGGAAAGGGCGGACTTGGTCAGAACGTGATCTTGGTTCGCGCTGAGACCTCGCCCGACGATCTGAAGGGAATGCTCGCGGCACAAGGCGTTCTGACCGAAAAGGGTGGAATGACCTCGCACGCCGCGCTCGTTGCTCGTGGATTTGGTATCCCAACCGTTGCTGGCTGCTCCGAAATCTCGGTTAACGCCGGTAAGAAGGAGTTCGCCTACGCTGGCGGAACCATCAAGGAAGGCGATCTGATCTCCCTGAACGGAACCCTTGGTGAAGTCATCAACGGTAGCGTTCCCGTAGAGCCTCCGATGATGACCGGCGAGTTCGGCACCTTCCTTGGCTGGGCTGACTCCGAGCGAACCCTCGGTATTCGAACCAACGCTGACACCCCAGAAGACACCGAGCTTGCAATCAAGTTTGGTGCCGAAGGAATCGGTCTCTGCCGAACCGAGCACATGTTCTTCGAAGGCGAGCGACGCCCGGTCGTTCAGCGCATGATCCTTGCTGAGAACGATGCCGAGCGAAAGGCAGCTCTCGACGAGCTTTTGGTCTTCCAACGCGAAGACTTCAAGGGCATCTTCGAAGCCCTGAAGGGGATGCCGATGACGGTCCGCCTCATCGATCCTCCTCTCCACGAGTTCCTTCCTTCCTTGGCTTCGTTGATCGAGGAAGTTGCGGTTGCAAAGGCAAGCGGCAAGCCAGACACGGCGAAAGAAGAGCTTCTTCACACCGTTGAAGGAATGCACGAAATCAACCCGATGATGGGACTCCGAGGCTGCCGACTCAGCATCGTGTTCCCTCAGATCGTCGAGATGCAGACTCGAGCAATCCTCGAAGGCGCCGCTCTCGTGATCAAGGCGGGCGGAAAGGCTAAGCCTGAGATCATGATTCCTCTCGTCGGCCACGTGAACGAGCTTCGCTTCGTTCGTGAGCGACTTGAAGCAACCGCTAAGAAGGTTGTCGAAGAGCAAGGCGTCGAGATTCCTTACGAGTTCGGCACCATGATCGAAGTTCCTCGCGGTGCTCTCACCGCCGACGAGATCGCAGCTGAGGCTTCGTTCTTCTCGTTCGGAACTAACGACCTTACACAGATGACCTTCGGCTTCTCGCGAGACGACTCGGACAAGTTCCTCAAGCCATACGTGGCCCAGAAGATCCTCCCCGGCGATCCGTTCGAGTCCATCGACCAGACCGGCGTTGGTTTGTTGATGGAGATTGCGGTTGAGAAGGGCAGAAAGGTCCGGCCAGGCCTCAAGATGGGAATCTGTGGCGAGCACGGCGGCGAGCCCCGATCGATTGCGTTCTGCAACAAGATCGGCCTCGACTACGTCAGCTGCTCCCCGTTCCGAGTGCCTATCGCTCGCCTCGCGGCGGCACAGGCTGCGATCCTTGCCAGCAAAGGCGGCGCCGAGCGCGACAAGTAA
- a CDS encoding HD domain-containing phosphohydrolase: protein MEISNEERRQRNETIRALLVALDLNAPGEREHAERVAVYSVGTGAELGLSEAELLRLRYSALLHDVGKTKLDATVLSKVGSLTDAELDVIRRHAEFSVRLVESYDWLTPAIPGIRYHHERWNGAGYPDGLVAEEIPLAAQIIGLCEAFDVMLHGASWKDPIMREIALEEIERSAGKEWNPEVVEAFLRAELIIQPIGSA, encoded by the coding sequence ATGGAAATTTCGAACGAAGAACGGCGGCAGCGTAACGAAACAATCCGGGCTCTCCTGGTGGCGCTCGACCTCAACGCTCCCGGAGAGCGCGAACACGCCGAGCGCGTTGCGGTTTATTCGGTGGGAACGGGGGCCGAGTTGGGGCTCTCGGAGGCCGAGCTGCTGCGGCTCCGCTATTCTGCCCTCCTTCACGATGTGGGCAAGACAAAACTCGACGCGACCGTCCTGTCCAAAGTGGGATCCCTGACCGACGCCGAACTCGACGTCATTCGCCGCCACGCCGAATTCTCTGTCCGCCTCGTCGAATCCTACGACTGGCTCACCCCCGCCATCCCCGGAATTCGCTACCACCACGAACGGTGGAACGGCGCAGGATACCCCGACGGCCTCGTCGCCGAAGAAATCCCCCTCGCCGCCCAAATCATCGGACTCTGCGAAGCCTTTGACGTCATGCTTCACGGCGCCTCCTGGAAAGACCCGATCATGCGCGAAATCGCCCTCGAAGAAATCGAGCGCAGCGCGGGCAAGGAATGGAATCCGGAGGTTGTCGAGGCGTTCCTACGAGCAGAGCTTATCATCCAGCCGATTGGCTCGGCCTAA
- a CDS encoding glycine--tRNA ligase subunit alpha codes for MTFQELIRRLNEYWSAQGCAILQPYDVEVGAGTMHPATTLRVLGPDAWNVAYIQPSRRPADGRYTLNPQRSQRYYQYQVIMKPSPENIVDLYLGSLDAIGIDTSKNDIRFVEDDWESQAAGASGVGWEVWINGAEVTQFTFFQQMGGIECNPVCAEITYGPERLCLMLNNQQSFWKDLQWSDDLSYKDVDYQLELQDNVYNFEVASTDMLFKMFDMYEEESKRVIETEVFWDEKQGILTSAQAEGTPPAGAGPKGLVYPALDLALRCSHVFNLLDARGAVSVTERAKYINRIRARVRACCLKHVEQYAVAA; via the coding sequence ATGACTTTCCAGGAGCTGATCCGACGCCTTAACGAATACTGGTCAGCCCAAGGATGCGCCATCCTCCAGCCTTACGACGTCGAAGTCGGAGCCGGAACCATGCACCCCGCAACCACGCTCCGCGTCCTCGGACCCGATGCATGGAACGTCGCCTACATCCAACCTTCAAGAAGACCCGCTGACGGCCGCTACACCCTCAACCCCCAGCGCAGTCAGCGGTACTACCAGTACCAGGTCATCATGAAGCCGTCACCGGAGAACATTGTTGACCTCTACCTCGGCTCGCTCGATGCCATCGGAATCGATACCTCCAAGAACGACATTCGGTTCGTCGAAGACGACTGGGAAAGCCAAGCCGCCGGAGCTAGCGGAGTCGGCTGGGAAGTCTGGATCAACGGTGCCGAAGTCACCCAGTTCACCTTCTTCCAGCAAATGGGCGGAATCGAGTGCAACCCGGTCTGTGCCGAAATCACCTACGGCCCCGAGCGCCTCTGCCTGATGCTCAACAACCAGCAGTCCTTCTGGAAGGACCTCCAATGGAGCGACGACCTCTCGTATAAGGATGTCGATTATCAACTGGAGCTGCAAGACAACGTCTACAACTTCGAAGTCGCCTCCACCGACATGCTCTTCAAGATGTTCGACATGTACGAGGAGGAATCCAAGCGCGTCATCGAAACCGAAGTCTTCTGGGACGAGAAACAAGGAATCCTCACCTCTGCCCAAGCCGAAGGCACCCCGCCCGCCGGAGCCGGCCCGAAGGGCCTCGTCTACCCCGCTCTAGACCTCGCGCTCAGGTGCTCCCATGTGTTCAACCTCCTTGACGCCCGGGGCGCCGTGAGCGTTACCGAACGAGCCAAGTACATCAACCGAATCAGGGCTCGGGTGCGAGCTTGTTGTTTGAAACACGTTGAGCAGTATGCAGTTGCGGCTTAG
- a CDS encoding WD40 repeat domain-containing protein, with amino-acid sequence MNALKKGYLVALATLISATSFAQFRLIAAETTSGSVGGNTAQYGGVQVYDFATTGGAAAAGTGIPASALHDAIGVVVRGSDLYVSNRYGNTLGQGSIQRFGITQTGFTGGAEILTASNANFQGFHGFNFAPDGDIWVSTVNNGSRHYTGSTDVGGSSFLPVRDAWVSPDGKRLIESQNTGLRVTNLTTNTSTFFALDGNFAHQMQYQGGALYVTTYANAGQVYKVDLNANFEPIAKTSVATPQQAIGLAFSPDGAEMFVSGHQSDNISRYLWNGSAWAANGTISTGHNMGYLATVAVVPEPASLAALGLGLAAFARKRRKN; translated from the coding sequence ATGAATGCATTGAAAAAAGGCTATCTTGTTGCTTTGGCAACCTTAATCTCGGCAACTTCGTTTGCCCAATTCCGGCTTATCGCAGCCGAAACGACGTCGGGTTCAGTCGGCGGTAATACCGCGCAGTATGGAGGAGTCCAGGTTTACGACTTCGCAACAACCGGAGGTGCGGCTGCAGCTGGAACTGGGATTCCAGCATCTGCGCTTCATGATGCGATTGGCGTCGTTGTTCGCGGTAGTGATCTCTATGTGAGTAACAGGTACGGAAACACACTCGGGCAGGGCTCGATACAGAGGTTCGGAATCACACAAACTGGTTTCACCGGAGGTGCCGAAATCCTGACTGCTTCAAACGCGAACTTCCAGGGATTTCACGGCTTCAACTTTGCGCCCGATGGAGACATCTGGGTCTCGACAGTCAATAACGGGTCGCGACATTACACGGGAAGCACTGATGTCGGCGGCTCCTCTTTTCTACCTGTTCGAGACGCCTGGGTAAGCCCAGACGGCAAGCGACTGATTGAGTCTCAAAACACTGGACTTCGCGTGACAAATCTGACCACGAATACATCGACCTTCTTTGCGCTGGATGGTAACTTTGCTCACCAAATGCAATACCAGGGCGGCGCGTTGTACGTGACGACGTATGCAAACGCAGGCCAAGTCTACAAAGTCGACCTCAACGCAAACTTCGAGCCGATTGCAAAGACAAGTGTCGCCACGCCGCAACAGGCCATCGGTCTTGCCTTCAGCCCTGATGGTGCCGAAATGTTCGTCTCGGGACACCAGAGTGATAACATCTCTCGTTACCTGTGGAACGGATCCGCTTGGGCCGCGAACGGAACAATCAGCACTGGCCACAACATGGGTTACCTCGCCACGGTAGCCGTAGTTCCGGAGCCAGCTTCCCTCGCCGCTCTCGGCCTGGGCCTCGCGGCGTTCGCAAGAAAGCGACGGAAGAACTGA